One Camelina sativa cultivar DH55 chromosome 3, Cs, whole genome shotgun sequence genomic window carries:
- the LOC104776383 gene encoding FT-interacting protein 1 isoform X2, whose protein sequence is MSKLVVEIVDASDLMPKDGQGSASPFVEVEFDEQRQRTQTRFKDLNPQWNEKLVFNVGGGSGDFNNRLNNKTIDVTVYDDRRDNQQPGKFLGRVKISGAVVPLSESESDVQRYPLDKRGLFSHIKGDIALRIYAAASSSDGGGGDFVSPPPYFSEKLTKEEKRFESHEYQNQNQNHFQQFEDEIHMETMKPTTKKKEKESRTFHSIGAHHGGGAAAPPPSQSKPAYPTPPNQPEFRSDFMRAPGPPPGAVMQMQPPRQNPEFQLIETSPPLAARMRQSYYYRSSGDKTSSTYDLVEQMHYLYVSVVKARDLPVMDVSGSLDPYVEVKLGNYKGLTKHLEKNSNPIWKQIFAFSKERLQSNLLEVTVKDKDLLTKDDFVGRVQIDLTEVPLRVPPDSPLAPQWYRLEDKKGMKTNRGEVMLAVWMGTQADESFPDAWHSDAHRVSHSNLSNTRSKVYFSPKLYYLRIHVMEAQDLVPSDKGRVPDAIVKIHAGNQMRATRTPQMRTMNPQWHEELMFVVSEPFEDMVMVSVDDRIGPGKDEILGRIFIPVRDVPVRQEVGKMPDPRWFNLQRHSMSMEEENEKRKEKFSSKILLRVCIEAGYHVLDESTHFSSDLQPSSKHLRKPSIGILELGILSARNLMPMKAKDGRMTDPYCVAKYGNKWVRTRTLLDALTPKWNEQYTWEVHDPCTVITIGVFDNGHVNDGSDWKDQRIGKVRVRLSTLETDRVYTHYYPLLVLTPGGLKKNGELQLALRYTCTGFVNMMAQYGRPLLPKMHYIQPIPVRHIDLLRHQAMQIVATRLSRSEPPLRREVVEYMLDVDYHMFSLRRSKANFSRIMSLLSSVTLVCKWFNDICTWRNPITTCLVHVLFLILVCYPELILPTVFLYLFVIGMWNYRYRPRHPPHMDARVSQADNAHPDELDEEFDTFPTSRPADIVRMRYDRLRSVGGRVQTVVGDLATQGERIQALLSWRDPRATALFIVFALIWAVFIYVTPFQVIAIIIGLFMLRHPRFRSRMPSVPANFFKRLPAKSDMLL, encoded by the exons atgaGCAAACTAGTAGTAGAAATCGTAGACGCAAGCGATTTGATGCCTAAAGACGGACAAGGCTCAGCGAGTCCGTTCGTAGAGGTTGAGTTCGACGAGCAGCGACAAAGAACTCAAACGCGTTTTAAAGATCTAAACCCTCAGTGGAACGAGAAGCTCGTTTTTAACGTCGGTGGTGGTAGTGGTGACTTCAACAACCGTTTGAACAACAAAACTATCGACGTCACCGTTTACGACGACCGCCGTGATAACCAACAGCCTGGCAAGTTTCTCGGCCGTGTTAAAATCTCCGGCGCCGTTGTTCCTTTATCTGAATCTGAATCCGATGTTCAGAGGTATCCTTTAGATAAACGTGGTTTGTTTTCTCACATCAAAGGCGATATCGCTCTTCGAATCTACGCCGCCGCTTCTTCTTCCGACGGCGGCGGCGGCGATTTCGTCTCTCCTCCGCCGTATTTTTCCGAGAAATTGacgaaagaggagaagagattCGAATCTCACGAgtatcaaaatcagaatcagaatcat TTCCAGCAGTTTGAAGATGAGATTCACATGGAGACGATGAAgccgacgacgaagaagaaagagaaagaatcgAGGACTTTTCACTCCATCGGTGCTCACCACGGAGGAGGAGCTGCTGCTCCACCGCCGTCTCAATCAAAACCTGCTTATCCTACTCCTCCTAATCAACCGGAGTTTAGGTCAGATTTCATGAGAGCTCCTGGACCACCGCCCGGAGCAGTAATGCAGATGCAACCTCCGAGGCAGAACCCAGAGTTTCAGCTGATTGAAACCAGTCCTCCTTTAGCAGCTCGTATGAGACAATCGTACTATTACAGAAGCAGCGGAGATAAAACCTCGAGCACTTACGATCTCGTCGAGCAGATGCATTACCTCTACGTGAGCGTCGTGAAAGCCCGAGATCTTCCCGTGATGGATGTTTCCGGTAGCTTAGATCCTTACGTTGAAGTGAAGCTTGGGAATTACAAAGGCTTAACGAAacatttggagaagaattcgAATCCGATCTGGAAACAGATCTTTGCCTTCTCTAAAGAGAGGTTACAATCTAATCTGCTTGAAGTCACTGTGAAAGATAAAGATCTTTTGACTAAAGACGATTTCGTGGGAAGAGTTCAGATTGATCTCACTGAAGTTCCTCTTAGAGTTCCACCTGATAGTCCTTTGGCTCCACAGTGGTACAGGTTAGAGGATAAGAAAGGGATGAAGACCAACAGAGGTGAGGTTATGCTTGCTGTGTGGATGGGAACTCAAGCGGACGAGTCGTTTCCAGACGCTTGGCATTCGGATGCTCACCGTGTTAGCCACTCGAACCTTTCGAATACGCGGTCCAAAGTTTACTTCTCGCCGAAGCTGTATTACTTGAGAATTCATGTGATGGAAGCTCAGGATCTTGTTCCGTCGGATAAAGGGAGAGTACCTGATGCGATTGTCAAGATTCACGCGGGTAATCAGATGAGAGCCACGAGGACGCCTCAGATGCGGACGATGAATCCTCAGTGGCATGAGGAGCTTATGTTTGTTGTGTCAGAGCCGTTTGAGGATATGGTGATGGTCTCGGTTGATGATAGGATTGGTCCAGGGAAAGATGAGATATTGGGGAGGATATTTATACCCGTGAGGGATGTTCCGGTGAGGCAAGAGGTTGGGAAAATGCCTGATCCACGGTGGTTTAACCTACAAAGACATTCAATGTCTATggaggaagagaatgagaaaaggaaagagaagttCTCTAGTAAGATTCTGCTTCGGGTTTGTATAGAAGCAGGGTACCATGTTCTTGACGAGTCCACGCATTTCAGCAGCGATCTTCAACCGTCTTCAAAGCATTTGAGGAAGCCGAGCATTGGGATTCTTGAGCTTGGGATTCTCAGTGCTAGGAACTTGATGCCTATGAAAGCTAAAGATGGGAGAATGACTGATCCCTATTGTGTGGCGAAATATGGGAACAAATGGGTGAGAACGAGGACTCTTTTAGACGCGCTTACACCTAAGTGGAACGAGCAATATACCTGGGAAGTTCATGATCCTTGCACCGTCATAACAATTGGAGTCTTTGACAATGGTCATGTCAATGATGGTAGTGACTGGAAGGACCAGAGGATTGGGAAAGTTAGAGTCAGGTTATCTACGCTGGAGACAGACCGGGTTTACACTCATTACTACCCGCTGCTGGTTCTTACACCGGGTGGTCTAAAGAAGAACGGTGAGCTTCAGCTAGCTCTGAGGTACACCTGCACCGGCTTTGTTAACATGATGGCACAATATGGAAGACCGTTGTTACCCAAAATGCATTATATTCAACCGATACCGGTCAGGCATATCGACTTGCTTAGGCATCAGGCGATGCAAATAGTTGCAACAAGACTATCAAGGTCCGAGCCACCGCTGAGACGAGAGGTTGTGGAGTATATGCTTGATGTAGACTACCATATGTTCAGTCTCAGGAGAAGCAAAGCCAATTTCAGCAGAATCATGTCGCTTCTCTCCTCGGTCACTCTGGTCTGCAAATGGTTCAACGATATCTGCACATGGAGAAACCCGATCACAACATGCCTGGTTCATGTTCTGTTCTTGATTCTTGTGTGCTACCCAGAACTGATTTTACCCACAGTCTTCCTCTACCTCTTTGTGATAGGCATGTGGAATTACCGGTACAGACCAAGACACCCACCTCACATGGACGCTCGTGTGTCCCAAGCAGATAACGCGCACCCTGACGAGCTTGACGAGGAGTTTGACACTTTCCCGACCAGCAGACCAGCAGACATTGTCAGAATGAGGTATGACCGGCTTCGGAGCGTTGGCGGTAGAGTTCAGACAGTCGTAGGCGATCTTGCGACTCAAGGGGAGAGAATCCAAGCTCTACTTAGCTGGAGAGACCCGAGAGCAACTGCTTTATTCATCGTCTTCGCATTGATCTGGGCCGTGTTTATCTATGTCACACCATTCCAGGTGATTGCAATCATAATCGGGCTGTTCATGCTGCGCCATCCACGGTTCAGGAGCAGAATGCCTTCAGTACCTGCCAATTTCTTTAAGAGATTACCAGCCAAGTCAGATATGCTACTGTAA
- the LOC104776383 gene encoding FT-interacting protein 1 isoform X3, with protein sequence MSKLVVEIVDASDLMPKDGQGSASPFVEVEFDEQRQRTQTRFKDLNPQWNEKLVFNVGGGSGDFNNRLNNKTIDVTVYDDRRDNQQPGKFLGRVKISGAVVPLSESESDVQRYPLDKRGLFSHIKGDIALRIYAAASSSDGGGGDFVSPPPYFSEKLTKEEKRFESHEYQNQNQNHFQQFEDEIHMETMKPTTKKKEKESRTFHSIGAHHGGGAAAPPPSQSKPAYPTPPNQPEFRSDFMRAPGPPPGAVMQMQPPRQNPEQNPEFQLIETSPPLAARMRQSYYYRSSGDKTSSTYDLVEQMHYLYVSVVKARDLPVMDVSGSLDPYVEVKLGNYKGLTKHLEKNSNPIWKQIFAFSKERLQSNLLEVTVKDKDLLTKDDFVGRVQIDLTEVPLRVPPDSPLAPQWYRLEDKKGMKTNRGEVMLAVWMGTQADESFPDAWHSDAHRVSHSNLSNTRSKVYFSPKLYYLRIHVMEAQDLVPSDKGRVPDAIVKIHAGNQMRATRTPQMRTMNPQWHEELMFVVSEPFEDMVMVSVDDRIGPGKDEILGRIFIPVRDVPVRQEVGKMPDPRWFNLQRHSMSMEEENEKRKEKFSSKILLRVCIEAGYHVLDESTHFSSDLQPSSKHLRKPSIGILELGILSARNLMPMKAKDGRMTDPYCVAKYGNKWVRTRTLLDALTPKWNEQYTWEVHDPCTVITIGVFDNGHVNDGSDWKDQRIGKVRVRLSTLETDRVYTHYYPLLVLTPGGLKKNGELQLALRYTCTGFVNMMAQYGRPLLPKMHYIQPIPVRHIDLLRHQAMQIVATRLSRSEPPLRREVVEYMLDVDYHMFSLRRSKANFSRIMSLLSSVTLVCKWFNDICTWRNPITTCLVHVLFLILVCYPELILPTVFLYLFVIGMWNYRYRPRHPPHMDARVSQADNAHPDELDEEFDTFPTSRPADIVRMRYDRLRSVGGRVQTVVGDLATQGERIQALLSWRDPRATALFIVFALIWAVFIYVTPFQVIAIIIGLFMLRHPRFRSRMPSVPANFFKRLPAKSDMLL encoded by the exons atgaGCAAACTAGTAGTAGAAATCGTAGACGCAAGCGATTTGATGCCTAAAGACGGACAAGGCTCAGCGAGTCCGTTCGTAGAGGTTGAGTTCGACGAGCAGCGACAAAGAACTCAAACGCGTTTTAAAGATCTAAACCCTCAGTGGAACGAGAAGCTCGTTTTTAACGTCGGTGGTGGTAGTGGTGACTTCAACAACCGTTTGAACAACAAAACTATCGACGTCACCGTTTACGACGACCGCCGTGATAACCAACAGCCTGGCAAGTTTCTCGGCCGTGTTAAAATCTCCGGCGCCGTTGTTCCTTTATCTGAATCTGAATCCGATGTTCAGAGGTATCCTTTAGATAAACGTGGTTTGTTTTCTCACATCAAAGGCGATATCGCTCTTCGAATCTACGCCGCCGCTTCTTCTTCCGACGGCGGCGGCGGCGATTTCGTCTCTCCTCCGCCGTATTTTTCCGAGAAATTGacgaaagaggagaagagattCGAATCTCACGAgtatcaaaatcagaatcagaatcatttCCAGCAGTTTGAAGATGAGATTCACATGGAGACGATGAAgccgacgacgaagaagaaagagaaagaatcgAGGACTTTTCACTCCATCGGTGCTCACCACGGAGGAGGAGCTGCTGCTCCACCGCCGTCTCAATCAAAACCTGCTTATCCTACTCCTCCTAATCAACCGGAGTTTAGGTCAGATTTCATGAGAGCTCCTGGACCACCGCCCGGAGCAGTAATGCAGATGCAACCTCCGAGGCAGAACCCAGA GCAGAACCCAGAGTTTCAGCTGATTGAAACCAGTCCTCCTTTAGCAGCTCGTATGAGACAATCGTACTATTACAGAAGCAGCGGAGATAAAACCTCGAGCACTTACGATCTCGTCGAGCAGATGCATTACCTCTACGTGAGCGTCGTGAAAGCCCGAGATCTTCCCGTGATGGATGTTTCCGGTAGCTTAGATCCTTACGTTGAAGTGAAGCTTGGGAATTACAAAGGCTTAACGAAacatttggagaagaattcgAATCCGATCTGGAAACAGATCTTTGCCTTCTCTAAAGAGAGGTTACAATCTAATCTGCTTGAAGTCACTGTGAAAGATAAAGATCTTTTGACTAAAGACGATTTCGTGGGAAGAGTTCAGATTGATCTCACTGAAGTTCCTCTTAGAGTTCCACCTGATAGTCCTTTGGCTCCACAGTGGTACAGGTTAGAGGATAAGAAAGGGATGAAGACCAACAGAGGTGAGGTTATGCTTGCTGTGTGGATGGGAACTCAAGCGGACGAGTCGTTTCCAGACGCTTGGCATTCGGATGCTCACCGTGTTAGCCACTCGAACCTTTCGAATACGCGGTCCAAAGTTTACTTCTCGCCGAAGCTGTATTACTTGAGAATTCATGTGATGGAAGCTCAGGATCTTGTTCCGTCGGATAAAGGGAGAGTACCTGATGCGATTGTCAAGATTCACGCGGGTAATCAGATGAGAGCCACGAGGACGCCTCAGATGCGGACGATGAATCCTCAGTGGCATGAGGAGCTTATGTTTGTTGTGTCAGAGCCGTTTGAGGATATGGTGATGGTCTCGGTTGATGATAGGATTGGTCCAGGGAAAGATGAGATATTGGGGAGGATATTTATACCCGTGAGGGATGTTCCGGTGAGGCAAGAGGTTGGGAAAATGCCTGATCCACGGTGGTTTAACCTACAAAGACATTCAATGTCTATggaggaagagaatgagaaaaggaaagagaagttCTCTAGTAAGATTCTGCTTCGGGTTTGTATAGAAGCAGGGTACCATGTTCTTGACGAGTCCACGCATTTCAGCAGCGATCTTCAACCGTCTTCAAAGCATTTGAGGAAGCCGAGCATTGGGATTCTTGAGCTTGGGATTCTCAGTGCTAGGAACTTGATGCCTATGAAAGCTAAAGATGGGAGAATGACTGATCCCTATTGTGTGGCGAAATATGGGAACAAATGGGTGAGAACGAGGACTCTTTTAGACGCGCTTACACCTAAGTGGAACGAGCAATATACCTGGGAAGTTCATGATCCTTGCACCGTCATAACAATTGGAGTCTTTGACAATGGTCATGTCAATGATGGTAGTGACTGGAAGGACCAGAGGATTGGGAAAGTTAGAGTCAGGTTATCTACGCTGGAGACAGACCGGGTTTACACTCATTACTACCCGCTGCTGGTTCTTACACCGGGTGGTCTAAAGAAGAACGGTGAGCTTCAGCTAGCTCTGAGGTACACCTGCACCGGCTTTGTTAACATGATGGCACAATATGGAAGACCGTTGTTACCCAAAATGCATTATATTCAACCGATACCGGTCAGGCATATCGACTTGCTTAGGCATCAGGCGATGCAAATAGTTGCAACAAGACTATCAAGGTCCGAGCCACCGCTGAGACGAGAGGTTGTGGAGTATATGCTTGATGTAGACTACCATATGTTCAGTCTCAGGAGAAGCAAAGCCAATTTCAGCAGAATCATGTCGCTTCTCTCCTCGGTCACTCTGGTCTGCAAATGGTTCAACGATATCTGCACATGGAGAAACCCGATCACAACATGCCTGGTTCATGTTCTGTTCTTGATTCTTGTGTGCTACCCAGAACTGATTTTACCCACAGTCTTCCTCTACCTCTTTGTGATAGGCATGTGGAATTACCGGTACAGACCAAGACACCCACCTCACATGGACGCTCGTGTGTCCCAAGCAGATAACGCGCACCCTGACGAGCTTGACGAGGAGTTTGACACTTTCCCGACCAGCAGACCAGCAGACATTGTCAGAATGAGGTATGACCGGCTTCGGAGCGTTGGCGGTAGAGTTCAGACAGTCGTAGGCGATCTTGCGACTCAAGGGGAGAGAATCCAAGCTCTACTTAGCTGGAGAGACCCGAGAGCAACTGCTTTATTCATCGTCTTCGCATTGATCTGGGCCGTGTTTATCTATGTCACACCATTCCAGGTGATTGCAATCATAATCGGGCTGTTCATGCTGCGCCATCCACGGTTCAGGAGCAGAATGCCTTCAGTACCTGCCAATTTCTTTAAGAGATTACCAGCCAAGTCAGATATGCTACTGTAA
- the LOC104776383 gene encoding FT-interacting protein 1 isoform X1 encodes MSKLVVEIVDASDLMPKDGQGSASPFVEVEFDEQRQRTQTRFKDLNPQWNEKLVFNVGGGSGDFNNRLNNKTIDVTVYDDRRDNQQPGKFLGRVKISGAVVPLSESESDVQRYPLDKRGLFSHIKGDIALRIYAAASSSDGGGGDFVSPPPYFSEKLTKEEKRFESHEYQNQNQNHFQQFEDEIHMETMKPTTKKKEKESRTFHSIGAHHGGGAAAPPPSQSKPAYPTPPNQPEFRSDFMRAPGPPPGAVMQMQPPRQNPEFQLIETSPPLAARMRQSYYYRSSGDKTSSTYDLVEQMHYLYVSVVKARDLPVMDVSGSLDPYVEVKLGNYKGLTKHLEKNSNPIWKQIFAFSKERLQSNLLEVTVKDKDLLTKDDFVGRVQIDLTEVPLRVPPDSPLAPQWYRLEDKKGMKTNRGEVMLAVWMGTQADESFPDAWHSDAHRVSHSNLSNTRSKVYFSPKLYYLRIHVMEAQDLVPSDKGRVPDAIVKIHAGNQMRATRTPQMRTMNPQWHEELMFVVSEPFEDMVMVSVDDRIGPGKDEILGRIFIPVRDVPVRQEVGKMPDPRWFNLQRHSMSMEEENEKRKEKFSSKILLRVCIEAGYHVLDESTHFSSDLQPSSKHLRKPSIGILELGILSARNLMPMKAKDGRMTDPYCVAKYGNKWVRTRTLLDALTPKWNEQYTWEVHDPCTVITIGVFDNGHVNDGSDWKDQRIGKVRVRLSTLETDRVYTHYYPLLVLTPGGLKKNGELQLALRYTCTGFVNMMAQYGRPLLPKMHYIQPIPVRHIDLLRHQAMQIVATRLSRSEPPLRREVVEYMLDVDYHMFSLRRSKANFSRIMSLLSSVTLVCKWFNDICTWRNPITTCLVHVLFLILVCYPELILPTVFLYLFVIGMWNYRYRPRHPPHMDARVSQADNAHPDELDEEFDTFPTSRPADIVRMRYDRLRSVGGRVQTVVGDLATQGERIQALLSWRDPRATALFIVFALIWAVFIYVTPFQVIAIIIGLFMLRHPRFRSRMPSVPANFFKRLPAKSDMLL; translated from the exons atgaGCAAACTAGTAGTAGAAATCGTAGACGCAAGCGATTTGATGCCTAAAGACGGACAAGGCTCAGCGAGTCCGTTCGTAGAGGTTGAGTTCGACGAGCAGCGACAAAGAACTCAAACGCGTTTTAAAGATCTAAACCCTCAGTGGAACGAGAAGCTCGTTTTTAACGTCGGTGGTGGTAGTGGTGACTTCAACAACCGTTTGAACAACAAAACTATCGACGTCACCGTTTACGACGACCGCCGTGATAACCAACAGCCTGGCAAGTTTCTCGGCCGTGTTAAAATCTCCGGCGCCGTTGTTCCTTTATCTGAATCTGAATCCGATGTTCAGAGGTATCCTTTAGATAAACGTGGTTTGTTTTCTCACATCAAAGGCGATATCGCTCTTCGAATCTACGCCGCCGCTTCTTCTTCCGACGGCGGCGGCGGCGATTTCGTCTCTCCTCCGCCGTATTTTTCCGAGAAATTGacgaaagaggagaagagattCGAATCTCACGAgtatcaaaatcagaatcagaatcatttCCAGCAGTTTGAAG ATGAGATTCACATGGAGACGATGAAgccgacgacgaagaagaaagagaaagaatcgAGGACTTTTCACTCCATCGGTGCTCACCACGGAGGAGGAGCTGCTGCTCCACCGCCGTCTCAATCAAAACCTGCTTATCCTACTCCTCCTAATCAACCGGAGTTTAGGTCAGATTTCATGAGAGCTCCTGGACCACCGCCCGGAGCAGTAATGCAGATGCAACCTCCGAGGCAGAACCCAGAGTTTCAGCTGATTGAAACCAGTCCTCCTTTAGCAGCTCGTATGAGACAATCGTACTATTACAGAAGCAGCGGAGATAAAACCTCGAGCACTTACGATCTCGTCGAGCAGATGCATTACCTCTACGTGAGCGTCGTGAAAGCCCGAGATCTTCCCGTGATGGATGTTTCCGGTAGCTTAGATCCTTACGTTGAAGTGAAGCTTGGGAATTACAAAGGCTTAACGAAacatttggagaagaattcgAATCCGATCTGGAAACAGATCTTTGCCTTCTCTAAAGAGAGGTTACAATCTAATCTGCTTGAAGTCACTGTGAAAGATAAAGATCTTTTGACTAAAGACGATTTCGTGGGAAGAGTTCAGATTGATCTCACTGAAGTTCCTCTTAGAGTTCCACCTGATAGTCCTTTGGCTCCACAGTGGTACAGGTTAGAGGATAAGAAAGGGATGAAGACCAACAGAGGTGAGGTTATGCTTGCTGTGTGGATGGGAACTCAAGCGGACGAGTCGTTTCCAGACGCTTGGCATTCGGATGCTCACCGTGTTAGCCACTCGAACCTTTCGAATACGCGGTCCAAAGTTTACTTCTCGCCGAAGCTGTATTACTTGAGAATTCATGTGATGGAAGCTCAGGATCTTGTTCCGTCGGATAAAGGGAGAGTACCTGATGCGATTGTCAAGATTCACGCGGGTAATCAGATGAGAGCCACGAGGACGCCTCAGATGCGGACGATGAATCCTCAGTGGCATGAGGAGCTTATGTTTGTTGTGTCAGAGCCGTTTGAGGATATGGTGATGGTCTCGGTTGATGATAGGATTGGTCCAGGGAAAGATGAGATATTGGGGAGGATATTTATACCCGTGAGGGATGTTCCGGTGAGGCAAGAGGTTGGGAAAATGCCTGATCCACGGTGGTTTAACCTACAAAGACATTCAATGTCTATggaggaagagaatgagaaaaggaaagagaagttCTCTAGTAAGATTCTGCTTCGGGTTTGTATAGAAGCAGGGTACCATGTTCTTGACGAGTCCACGCATTTCAGCAGCGATCTTCAACCGTCTTCAAAGCATTTGAGGAAGCCGAGCATTGGGATTCTTGAGCTTGGGATTCTCAGTGCTAGGAACTTGATGCCTATGAAAGCTAAAGATGGGAGAATGACTGATCCCTATTGTGTGGCGAAATATGGGAACAAATGGGTGAGAACGAGGACTCTTTTAGACGCGCTTACACCTAAGTGGAACGAGCAATATACCTGGGAAGTTCATGATCCTTGCACCGTCATAACAATTGGAGTCTTTGACAATGGTCATGTCAATGATGGTAGTGACTGGAAGGACCAGAGGATTGGGAAAGTTAGAGTCAGGTTATCTACGCTGGAGACAGACCGGGTTTACACTCATTACTACCCGCTGCTGGTTCTTACACCGGGTGGTCTAAAGAAGAACGGTGAGCTTCAGCTAGCTCTGAGGTACACCTGCACCGGCTTTGTTAACATGATGGCACAATATGGAAGACCGTTGTTACCCAAAATGCATTATATTCAACCGATACCGGTCAGGCATATCGACTTGCTTAGGCATCAGGCGATGCAAATAGTTGCAACAAGACTATCAAGGTCCGAGCCACCGCTGAGACGAGAGGTTGTGGAGTATATGCTTGATGTAGACTACCATATGTTCAGTCTCAGGAGAAGCAAAGCCAATTTCAGCAGAATCATGTCGCTTCTCTCCTCGGTCACTCTGGTCTGCAAATGGTTCAACGATATCTGCACATGGAGAAACCCGATCACAACATGCCTGGTTCATGTTCTGTTCTTGATTCTTGTGTGCTACCCAGAACTGATTTTACCCACAGTCTTCCTCTACCTCTTTGTGATAGGCATGTGGAATTACCGGTACAGACCAAGACACCCACCTCACATGGACGCTCGTGTGTCCCAAGCAGATAACGCGCACCCTGACGAGCTTGACGAGGAGTTTGACACTTTCCCGACCAGCAGACCAGCAGACATTGTCAGAATGAGGTATGACCGGCTTCGGAGCGTTGGCGGTAGAGTTCAGACAGTCGTAGGCGATCTTGCGACTCAAGGGGAGAGAATCCAAGCTCTACTTAGCTGGAGAGACCCGAGAGCAACTGCTTTATTCATCGTCTTCGCATTGATCTGGGCCGTGTTTATCTATGTCACACCATTCCAGGTGATTGCAATCATAATCGGGCTGTTCATGCTGCGCCATCCACGGTTCAGGAGCAGAATGCCTTCAGTACCTGCCAATTTCTTTAAGAGATTACCAGCCAAGTCAGATATGCTACTGTAA